A stretch of DNA from Bos taurus isolate L1 Dominette 01449 registration number 42190680 breed Hereford chromosome 25, ARS-UCD2.0, whole genome shotgun sequence:
TGTCAGATGCTACAAGTGATGTCCTGGTATATTCAAGATTTAAGGTATCCAGGAAAAGACCAGTCATGGCACAGGCCCTTTTGGGAAGAACAAAGGAAATGGGAGTCTGTGTGTATGGCAAGGTCATTGGCTGGCCTGACACGTTCGGAACATGCCCAGAGACCAACCCCTACACTTGTAAAGCTAAGATCAgccagaaaaataagttttctgttcAGAGCAGTCGTCCTCTCAAACTTTAGCAGGCATAAGATTCCATCCCTGGAAATACTGATTCAACAGACTAGGAACAGGGCCCAGGGAGACAGCTGCTTTCTGAAAAGATACTGCATATAATTCTGCAGCAAAAAGGCCTCACTTTGAAAAGTACTGGTCTGGGGCAGATTTTAGCCTCTGAATCATAAATGTCTTTGCACATGTTCCTAGAAAGATACACATAAACAAATATCGCCCCCCCGCCCGACCCTGCCCAGACTTAGGGGGTCTTTGGAGCTCAAATCAATACCCTTTACATGGCCTGAACACATTAGGGATAGACCATGTGGATAGGGCTCAGGTTTTCACTAGTACAGATTAGCATTTCTCCTGATGCACCAAAGAAGCCCTAGAAAAACCCTCTTCCTGGCTTAACTTGCTTCACGGACTGAGCCTCAAAGACCTATGGtaggtccctggtggtccagtggttaagaatctgcctgccaattcagaggacacgggttcagtccctggtctgggaaggatCCTCGTGCCTCGgatgcaactaagcctgtgagccacaagtactgagcctgcatgctctagagcccatggtcTGCAACAAGAAAAACTACTGAACTGAGAAGCCCAtaaaccacagctagagagtagcccccacttgctgcaactagagaaatcctatgcacagcagtgaagacccagtgtacCCAATAATTAAAGAGAAGCGCTATCTTTGGCGGGGCCGGGGGGAAGAATCCGTGCCAAGGAGTGAGGAGCTAAGAAGGGGGCAAGATTGAGGCTTAGGTGTTCCATGACACTCGAAAATTCATTAAGTGGAGGAGATTTGGGTCAGGAGGGCAGGAAGCAGAGGAGTTGGATTTGGTTTGGGGGCCCTAAGCAAGCCTTGAAAACTTCAAAGTACTCAAGAGAAAATAGTAATTACAATACTTTTAATTTGCAAGCTCAGGGCAGGGTCTAGATCTGGTTTTGAGGCTGAGCTGAGAACTGGTATTGCAGGCTGTGAGTTCCTCAGGCAGTGCTGAAGGGCAGAAGGATGGCTTCTTTAGGGGATTAAAAGGTAGCTACTTCTGCCAAGGTGCCTCTCCTCACTCCCACATTTCCCTTGTGACAGTTGGCAGATTCTCCCAGTGAACTTAAGGCTAAGAGAGGTCTTGGTGGGGCCAATTAGGTTGGAATCAAGTCAGTTCATTAGTTTACCTCAACAGTGTCTTTTCCCCAAATTTTCAAGCTCTTCCTTTAGAAGTTCCTTTAGGTTGACAGATCTGGTTTCTTCCTAAGTTAGGCCAGACACAGGGCTGAGTTGTCAGAAGGCAACCGAGGACATAAGCCTTTGCTAATCCTACTTGAGGTGAAAGGTTGTCCTGACCAGTGGCAGGAAAGTCTGTCTGTCCATGGCTGGCTGCTTCCATCACCTGGGCAATGACCACAAAGAAATGAGTGGTAGATGAATAATAGAGTCGCAGGGTGATGGGGGAGGGATTCTGTGCAGAGCTTGGGAATATAGACAAGCACAGTTCCCTCTGGCTACTGACTCCAAATGTTCCTGTTCTGGTCCCCCTTTGCTGGTGATGGAGATCCTAGAGAGTGAAGATGCAAGCTTTGATTTTGTTGGCCCTGGAACTCTCCTCTCAGGCTGGTTTTTCCCTTGCCTTGTTGGCTTTGTCACTCATCCTGTACCTGGGCTTCACTGACActgggctgctctgtccctgtCTGGGAGATGCCTCCAGAACCCTGGCTGAGACACTGGCAAGGAACTCAGGAGTGGTGTAGTGAAGACAGAAGGAAACCCAGAATCCTAGTATCTCTCGCCCTGTGTTAGATCTTGGGCAGGttactcagtctttcccagtctgtgtCCCCAACTGCAAAAGGATGGAAAGCCTAAGATCTCTTTCAGTTCAAAAATGtgatgaggacttccctggtggtccagtggttaagactctgcgcttcctatgcaaggggcacaggtttgatccctgctcagggaacgaagatcctacatgccacagagcaaaagattaaatgaaataaagccattaaaaaaaaaatgtaatgaggCCTTCCCATCTGAGCCTAAAGTGGCAAAGCCTAAGCCATGGGGCTCTCCCAGGGAGGCCCCAGAAGGGAATAAAGATCTGACACATCGCAGGGGCTCTTGGGTCCTTCTCCTTCAGAAATAGGAAGTGCAGGTCAGCTGAGGGGTGCCGAGGTGGAGACACCACTTGTTTGGGGCAACAGATTCAGTCCTagaactcccctggtggtccattggttaagaatccaccttccaatggaGAGGATGAaggctcaatccctggcctgggaacaaagatcctatataccacagggcaactaaacctgcgccccacaactactgagcttgtgtgccacaactagacccaatgcagccaaaaaaataaatactgaaaagatTCAGTCCTAACTGCCTCTTCCTGATGATCTGTCCTCTCCAAGCAGATGCTTCCTTCCATAGGCAATTATGAGGGTGAATTGAGTTGATGGACAAGAGTCCTTTGTAAACCATAAAATGCAATATGAGCCAAGATCTAACAGAAAAGCCTGCTTTTACTTCTCTCCTGCTGCCCTTTCACAAATGTGCTCTCTACCTGAATCCCTGATTCAAAAACAACTGAATGCCATAGACTAGTTTGTAAACTCAAATGACTACAGGAGGGGGcatccctagtggtccagtggctaagactcagtgctcccaatgcagcgggcttgggtttgatccctggttggggaactagatcctgcatgccgcaactaagaccagccaaataaataaatacatatttttatgtattaaaaatacatgttgTTAAAAAAATGACTATAGGAGTCCAACAGGTCATGTAAATAAGTAGAAAATGCCAGATGGAGAGGGCCTGCTTTGCCAGAAACAGCCATGGCAAGTGGCAGCTGACACCGGTGAGGAAGCGCTAAGGAGTTGGCAGGTGGGCTGAACTGAAGAGCCTGGGCTCCATTCAAAGCGGCCTCTCAGCTCCTGTCAATGGTGGTTTTGTGGAAACTCAGGTCAAGTCGCCAAATCTTTGGATTTTTTCAAGAGGCCAGAaacttgtttttttgtgtgtgtgaaatagcCTGATTTTTACATCTTAACAAATAATTCATAACACTTAAAAATGCTGGCTGGTCTAAAACTACATGTAAAAGGCTATTGGGAGACCAGATTCAGTACCTGGCCATCAGTTTTTAACTTCTGCAGTCAAGGCAGTGGATAAAACAAAATTTTCCACCTCAGTCCTCTTAAACCTAAGCTGAGAAACAGCCTTTCCCATCGTGGAAGTCTAGTGGGGGTTCCTACCTCAGCCCTGACTCAACAAAGGGGGCTCTAGAGTCTGGAACCATAGGGGACAAGGTCTCAGCAGATGAAACTGATGAAGGCCTAAGATAAAATggtcctcacccccacccccaggtccaGCCCTTCTGGGAATTTTGTGACCTCCCCGGAGTTGCCCGAGTTTGAGGCCCCTGAGGCCATCTTGGGCCTCAGACAATGTCTACATCTTCACCCTTGGCCTGTCACCCACGAAGCCATCACCCACACTCCTGGAATATCTCTGGGTAATGCTGGAAGCCCACGGGGGGGTCCAGGTCCcctggggcagaggccaggggcaCAGGCAGCCCACCGGCACCCCCGCCCCTGCGCACCCCCGCCCCTGGACGATGGACCCACTGGTGCTTGGCCATGGCTGACTTCTGGCCAAAGCACCTGCCACACTGAGGACAGGCGTAGGGGCGCTCGCCGCTGTGGGTGCGCCGGTGGGCGGCCATCTCCGAGCTCTGCCGGAAGCAGCGCCCGCAGTCTGGGCACGGGTagggcttctcgcccgtgtgGGTGCGCACGTGGCGCCGGAGGTCTGAGGCATGGGCGAAGGCGCGGCCACAGTCTGGGCAGGGGAAGGGGGTCTCCCCGCTGTGGACCCGCTGGTGCTGGTAGAGGGCGGAGCTCTGGCTGAAGCAGCGGCCGCAGTCGGCGCAGCGGTagggcttctcgcccgtgtgGACCCGGAGGTGGGTGGTGAGCGCCGAGCGCTGGGTGAAGGCCCGGCCGCAGTCCGGACAGCGGTGGGGCCGTTCCCCACGGTGGATGGCCCGGTGCTTGCTCAGAGAGGACGCCTGGCTGAAGCCCTTGCCACAGTCCGGGCAGCCGAagggcttctcgcccgtgtgGGTGTAGAGATGCTCCACCAGGGTGGAGCGCCAGGCGAAACTCTTCCCGCACACGTAGCAGCCATGCCGCCGGTCGGCTCTGGGGACAGGGGGGTGGGCAGAGAGTGGCGGGCGACCCCGGCGAGGTACCTTCCGTGGCTGCTGCCAACCATAAGGAAAGCCAGCAGAGAGGGGTTTGAAAGCCGTCAGCCCGGGAAGCTGAGCATCCACAGAAGGAATCTTCCCCagtgcctccctccctcctctttgTCCTTTTTCTGCCTGGTTTCCGGAACCTGCTGGGAGACAAGGGGAGAGCTCAGACCTCAGCTTATCCTGGTCCTTGATGCCCACACCCACTATGGGGTCAGAGAAGCCTCTTAGATACAGCTGCCTCTGGGACTCAGCTCAGTACGGGCAGGGAAGTTAGAAGTTACACTTTACCCTCAGTCGCAtgggacagaaagaaaaactgtagagacaaaaagagaaggaaggacaggGGCAGGGTACATTCTGGGAGCTGGGGAAATGGGGGGGATGACAATTGAGCTAGATCACAGAGCATGACTGGATGTTAAGTATGCAGCTAGCAGCGGGAACAGCACAAAGAGAGGCATGAAGGGGGTGGGCATTGCCAAGTTCAAAGGGGCTGGGCACAAGTGCAGCAGGAGGACAGGATGAACCAGAGGAACAAAACAGTACCAGCCAAGAGAAAGGAGGCTGCaacaaaaatataacaaaaacaaaGTGAACACAGGAGGTGGTGGAGGAGCTAGAGAACAGGCAAACAGGTGGGGTGATGTGGCGCTCAGAGGAACTTAGAGACCAGCTAGAGGTCAGGGGCTCAGGTTCGGAGGAGCTGGGGAGTAGAGAGGCAGGGATGCCTGGGTCACACTCTCGGGCCCTTTCTAGGCTGAATCCAGAAGCTAGGCAGGGATCAGGCGTAATAATAACCTTAGCTGGGAAAGCAATTCAGGCAGGAAACTGATGAGCACGTAAGGAGTTGGCAGAGGGTAACATGATGGGTAGGACCCAGAGGAAGTCCCCACTACTTCACCTGTGTCTGCTTCTGTAACACATTCTCCCATCTCAGGAGGCCCGGCATCTGGACCCCACAGTTGTGCCTCTTCCTCCACCCAGGAGATGAGGGCTGGCTTGGTGCCTCGGAAGcctggagggaagggggagagaaCGCAAAGCCCACGCTGCGGGGGAGGCCGCCGCCCAGGGTCCCGACTTCCTGCGGCCTCCCACTCCACGTGCAGGATCCAGAGGCTGGGCGGGGTGGACGCGGGTGTGAGCACAGGCGAGCAGGTGGGGCCTCACCGAGCGCGCCCAGGTGGCCATAGGTCTCCCGCATCACGTCCCGGTACAGGGCCCTTTGCGCAGGCCGCAGATACCCCCACTCCTCCGGGGAGAAGTACACGGCCACGTCCGCGAAGCTCACGGGCTCGGATGTCTCCCCCTGGGGCCTGACCCCGTTAGGTTCCCGCGCGGGGAGCAGGGCCGGGGGCGGCGCCATCGTAAATACCATCCGGGCGGCCGACCGGCGCCACCCCTACCCGCCGGGGTCCACGGAGCCTCCGAGATCCAGAACGCTCCCCCACCGGGCTCAAGAGTCGGGGAGGCCGGGAGAGTAGGAACGGCCCCTCGAGGGTCCACGGGGGTGGCTGAACACTGAGGGCAGGTGGCTGAAGGTGCTCTCCTAAGAGATGGCGGCCACGCGGCCCCACGTATTTCGCTCCCGCGCCATCGTGCCCGGATGACGCCACTCGGCTGTCTCCAGGTGGCTTTGTCTTCGAGCCCTCAGCCAACATGGCCGCGGCGGCTACAGGCGCCCGGGAAGACGCCGCCACCGGCCCGGGCACGGGGGGGTGAGGGCCGGCGTTCTCCAGAGAGCGGCGCCGGGCCTCGGAGGCGCAGAGCCCGGGCTTCCCCGCCGGGTCCCCGCGCCCGCCGCGCTGAAGGAATCGCCGCGGCCCCGCCCAGACTTGGAGCAGCGACCTCCAGCCCCGACCCCGGCCCGCTCCGCGCGGTGATTTCAAACGTTAGGTTTCCTGGCTGGCCCATCGCTAGGTGACCGCACTCTTCCCCCAGTGTTGAGGGTAAAAGAATGGAGCGGATAAAAGAAACTTGATCGAGCTATTGAAATTCTGGGAACTTCAGTTTCAGGAGATCGTGGGGGCAGCCGGAGGAGGGTAGGATGAGGTCTGAGAAAGGTCGGAAGGACTCTCTTTCTGTAAGCTTACCCCCTCCCCGCGTACCCTTCAGGACGCCTCCCGAACATCCATTTAGCTCTAgctcaaggctgctgctgctaagtcgcttcagtcgtgtccgactctgtgtgaccccatagacggcagcccaccaggctcccccgtccctgggattctccaggcaagaacactggggtgggttgccatttccttctccaatgcattaaagtgaaaagtgaaagcgaagtagctcagtcgtgtccgactcttagcgaccccatggactgcagcctaccaggctcctccgtccatgggatttgccaggagtggggtgccatcgccttctccgctggCTCAAGGCAAGTTCCTTGAATTCCTGATCCCAGAGCCACTTGCCACCGTGCCCTGGCATGGATGGCCCATGAACACCTCGGATTTTGCAAGCTCAAGCTGAACTCATCCTTTATTTCCCTTTGCCTGCTGCCCCTGGGGTGTTGTCTTAGCAAATGGCACCAACTCTCTTCATCATTTTTACCTCcaagctctctctctcactggaCACATTTATTGACTGCCTACTCAGTGCTTTCCACAAGCCTTCATAAATATACCCTGCCCTAAGAAgccttgagaaacgctgggctggaagaagcacaagctggaatcaagattgcctggagaaatatcaataacctcagatatgcagatgacaccacccttatggcagaaagtgaagaggaactaaaaagcttcttgatgaaagtgaaagaggagagtgaaaaagttggcttaaagctcaatattcagaaaactaagatcatggcatctggtcccatcacttcatgggaaatagatggggaaacagtggagacagtgtcagactttattttttggggctccaaaatcactgcagatggtgattgcagccatgaagttaaaagacgtttactccttggaaggaaagttatgaccaacctagacaccatattaaaaagcagagacattactttgccaacaaaggtctgtctagtcaagactatggtttttccagtggtcatgtatggatgtgagagttggactgtgaagaaagctgagcaccgaagaattgatgcttttgaactgtggtgttggagaagactcttgagtgtcccttggactgcaagaagatccaaccagtccattctaaaggagatcagtcctgggtgttctttggaaggaatgatgctaaagctgaaactccagtactttggccacctcatgcgaagagttgactcattggaaaagaccctgatgctgggagagattgggggcaggaggagaaagggacaacagaggatgagatggctggatgacatcactgactcgatggatgtgagtttgagtgaactccaggagttggtgatggacagggaggcctagcgtgctgcgattcatggggtcgcaaagagtcggacatgactgagtgactgaactgaactgaagaagcctTGATATTTTTCCTTTGGCCAGATAAATCAATCACTGCATTTCACACACTTCATGGACATGCGCTTCACATTTGCTGGTCGGGGGCTTACTCTGGAGCTTTGGTCTGTTTGCCTCCTTCCTTCCAAAGGCCTCCCTGAGACCTTCGCAGACTCCTTGTATCTGGTGGCTGCTTCTCCCCAGGGCAGCTGGGCAAGTAAAGAACCAAtctctgaacttccctggtgacccagtggttaagattctgcactgccagtgcagggggaccaggttcgatccctgatcagggaactagatcccacaggctgcaactagtttgcatgctgaaactaaagatcccacgtgctaccatgaagactgaagatccttcgtgctgcaactaagatttagcacagccaaaaaaaaaaaaagtctcaacagaagaagggaagaggaagaCATAAACTTGGGAGGGGTCAGCCTGGCCAAAGAGAGAGGCTTGTTGGAGGGTGGCCAGTAGAGGACAACGACTAAGGGCACAGAGTTGACTAGGGGCCCTTGTCCTCCTTGCCTCTCAGGCCTCCTGAAAGAcaaaaaagacaatagaaaattTCCATTAAGACTGAAGGCTTTTTATCACCTGTCAGTGCCCATCCCCCTCACACACAGACCTGGAAGAGAGCCCTGGGTAGTGCTGGAAACTTGCAGGGGGGTCTGGACCCTCCTGGAGAAGAGCTAGGGCAGAGTCTGCTCCCCTAGATGGGACTCTGAGGGCCATGGCATCAGGCTGGTGGGTCTACTAGTGGCCTCTGGCTGTGGCACCTTCCACTGTGGGGACAGTAGTAAGACTCCTTGCCTGTGTGAGTCAGCAAAAAGCATGAGAGGTATAGCACCAGCTGCAGGTGAAGGGTCCCTCTCCAGAGTGCACTGGGCCCGgactccctggcggtccagtggttaggactccatgcttccactgcagggggtctgggttcaacccttggtcagggaactagatcccccatgctgcaacaaagacttcacatgccacaactaagatctggtaccgccaaataaaataaatattaaaaaaaaaaaaagagagtgccCTGGGCCAAGTTGAAGATAAGGGTAAAGCATAATTGCACTCTGGATGGGGATGAAGGTAAGTCCTCAGTGCCAGGTGTTGAAGCTGGGCACAGGCTGAGGGCCTGGGAAAACCCCGACTACAGGAAGCCTTGGTTACAGGTTCAAAGACCACATTAGTGTCTCTGACTGTAGGGCCTCATGACAACTCCCAGATAGAGTCCTTCTGCTGACCCCTTCCAAATGTATCACTTTTCTGAATGAGTGCTGGGAAACAGATTCAAAACTTACATTTTTCGCTGTTAACTCTCCAAGATCTACTCATGTTCAGGCTGATAGAACCAAACTTCACTAAGACAGAAGCACTGAGTGGGTACCCAGTCCCTGGAAGCCCCCTTCTAGACTGTGTTGGCCAGTTGAGGGCTTGCAGATCAGGGACA
This window harbors:
- the LOC100847190 gene encoding zinc finger protein 764 isoform X1 — translated: MVFTMAPPPALLPAREPNGVRPQGETSEPVSFADVAVYFSPEEWGYLRPAQRALYRDVMRETYGHLGALGFRGTKPALISWVEEEAQLWGPDAGPPEMGECVTEADTAGSGNQAEKGQRGGREALGKIPSVDAQLPGLTAFKPLSAGFPYGWQQPRKVPRRGRPPLSAHPPVPRADRRHGCYVCGKSFAWRSTLVEHLYTHTGEKPFGCPDCGKGFSQASSLSKHRAIHRGERPHRCPDCGRAFTQRSALTTHLRVHTGEKPYRCADCGRCFSQSSALYQHQRVHSGETPFPCPDCGRAFAHASDLRRHVRTHTGEKPYPCPDCGRCFRQSSEMAAHRRTHSGERPYACPQCGRCFGQKSAMAKHQWVHRPGAGVRRGGGAGGLPVPLASAPGDLDPPVGFQHYPEIFQECG
- the LOC100847190 gene encoding zinc finger protein 764 isoform X2, with the translated sequence MVFTMAPPPALLPAREPNGVRPQGETSEPVSFADVAVYFSPEEWGYLRPAQRALYRDVMRETYGHLGALGFRGTKPALISWVEEEAQLWGPDAGPPEMGECVTEADTGSGNQAEKGQRGGREALGKIPSVDAQLPGLTAFKPLSAGFPYGWQQPRKVPRRGRPPLSAHPPVPRADRRHGCYVCGKSFAWRSTLVEHLYTHTGEKPFGCPDCGKGFSQASSLSKHRAIHRGERPHRCPDCGRAFTQRSALTTHLRVHTGEKPYRCADCGRCFSQSSALYQHQRVHSGETPFPCPDCGRAFAHASDLRRHVRTHTGEKPYPCPDCGRCFRQSSEMAAHRRTHSGERPYACPQCGRCFGQKSAMAKHQWVHRPGAGVRRGGGAGGLPVPLASAPGDLDPPVGFQHYPEIFQECG